The Nerophis lumbriciformis linkage group LG36, RoL_Nlum_v2.1, whole genome shotgun sequence DNA window AAGATGGGTAACTTGAAAAGCAATATTTTACCTTGACATCAGCATATTTTATTGAACTATTTTATCAGCAGATATACTATAACTGAATTTTAGTCCCCCCACTCATAACTTTAGTTAATGCAATCGACATCTGGTTTGTGTAGTTATTGTTGCTTTTGACTTGCTTTGTGATACTCATACACTATTTGGCCCTAAAATGCACTTGCTCAGCTTAATAGGAAACAGTACAAACACTGCATGAAAAAAATATGTCTTCACGAagacaataatgctatttttttagTGACATAACTTTTTAAACATTATAACAGTGTGAATATATTGTGTGTTTGGATTGCAGTGTGGTTCATATCATACTGACACATGTGTTGAATAATTTGACTCCTGCCATGTCGCTAACtcaaactttgttttttggtcGACAATGAATGGAATAAATGTCCTCTGTCTTACTTAAAGCCGAACATATATCATTTTGGGCCGTGTCGAGATTGAAGTGTTGTCACAaactcaacatttttttaatgcggTCCAACTCCAAACATGTTATCATTAGAGAATAACGTCTAAAAAGCATCAGCACCAAGGACAGAGACAGTGCATGGTGAGACTGGAATATTTTCATTCCATTGTGGTTTATCTGATTCTTTTTTGAGCAATAATAACAAGATATATTAGCTAAATACTTCCTTTTCTCGTTTGGCCTACTTGTATAGACAGTGTAGTTTTACGTTTGGACTCTAAGGGACGCTATTGGCTTTTTTTTGTGTCTGTTATGCAGCTGCCCTTGCTGTGCCGCCCATCATCTCCGTGCATTTAAACAAAAAGAGAGAGAAAGCAGACACAGTAGACGTTGCGCCGTCCGTGTGGTGATATTGGGGACTATTTATATCGTCACTGGATTTATTGTCACCCAtggattcatatttttttttcataaaaaggaCACCACAAGGACTGGTACTCAGCAAAACAGACACAATGAGACGGCAAGTACTGTTGTTTATGTCGCTCCTCTCGCTCAGCTTTGTGCACAGCCAGGTCAGCTATTCCATCCCTGAGGAAATGGCGCCCGGCTCCTTCGTTGGTAACATTGCTCAGGATTTAGGCTTGGATGCAAAAAGGCTGAAAACAGGCAAGGCTCGTGTTTTTATGCGAGATGGTGCGGAATACATTGCTTTAAACCGAGAACACCTGATTATAAAGGAGAAGATAGACCGAGAGGCTCTTTGTGCTCAAACGGCGCCGTGCGCTTTGCATTGTCAGATTATTTTAGAGAACCCCATGGAATTCTATAGCGTTAATATTGAAATAAACGATATAAATGATAACCATCCTATGTTTGAAACAAGCCAGCTCTATTTCAACATTAGCGAGTCAACACTAAGTGGTACGTCATTTATTTTAGACAAAGCTATTGATTTTGACGTGGGAGAAAACGGCTTAAAAAGCTATTTTTTGACGCCAACTAGCGCTTTCTCCCTCAAAGCCAGCCAGCTTGACGCCGGTAAAAGCGTGGAGATGTTGTTGCACACGCCGCTGGATAGAGAGAAAAATGACCATTTGTCTCTCATCCTCACGGCAGTAGATGGAGGAGAGCCGCAGTTGTCCGGGACAATGCAGATCCGCATCACGGTGTTAGACGCCAATGACAACGCTCCTGTCTTCACACAGCGTGTTTACAAAGCGTCTGTTAAAGAAAACGCAGCAAAAGGAACAGTAGTCGTGTCAGTAAAAGCGACAGACGCTGACCACGGCTCGAATGGGAAAATCATTTATTCCATTTCAAGTTCACTCGATCACGCCCGCGGTTTGTTTGAAGTGAACAGGAACACCGGCGATGTCACTCTCGTTGGAAAAGTGGATTATGAAAAGGCGGCGGATGTTGAAATTGATATTCGAGCAAGTGATGGCGGAGGACTAAGTGGCTCCTGTAAAGTAAAAGTAGATGTTTTGGACACAAACGACAACAAACCTGTAATTCACATCATGTCCAAATCAAATGTGATTTCGGAGGATGCTGAAATTAACACGGTTGTCACCATGATAAACGTTAATGATGCAGATTCTGAAGAGAATGGCAAAGTGTATTGTTCTATTAGTGATCATTTATATTTTGCGTTAAAGTCCACATCCAACAATTTCTACAGTTTAGTGACAGACAGTGAATTAGACCGAGAGAGGTCAAGTGAGTATAACATCACAGTGATGTGCTCTGATGAGGGAGTGCCCTCCCTCTCCAGCAGCGTCACTCTCACTTTGCACATCTCAGATGTGAACGACAACGCACCTGTCTTTGAGAGGAGCTCTTATGAGGCCTCCATTGTAGAAAACAACACTCCAGGTCTTTCTATATTTACAGTGAAAGCCGGAGACGCTGACTGGAACCAGAACGCTCGCCTCTCTTACATGCTGGAGGACTCCTCTGTTAACGGAGTGCCAGTCTCCTCATATGTGTCTGTTAGTGCTGATAGTGGAGTCATCCATGCAGTGCGCTCTTTTGACTACGAGCACCTGAAAGAGTTTAATTTCCGCCTCAGAGCTCAGGATGGAGGCTCTCCTCCTCTCAGCAGCAACGTGAGCGTCCGCGTCATAGTCCAGGACCAGAACGACAACGCCCCCCAGGTTCTGTACCCGGTCCAGACGGGCGGCTCGGTGCTGGCTGAAATGGTGCCTCGTTCAGCAGATGTGGGCTATCTGGTGACTAAAGTGGTGGCTGTTGATGTGGACTCTGGACAGAACGCCTGGCTCTCCTATAAAGTGCACAAAGCCACAGACAGGGCGCTGTTTGAAGTGGGCCTACACAATGGAGAAATAAGAACTGTCCGCCAAGTCACTGATAAAGATGCCGTCAAACAAAGACTGAGTGTTCTAGTGGAGGACAACGGGCAGCCCTCTCGTTCAGCTACAGTCATTGTTAACGTGGCGGTGGCGGACAGCTTCCCTGAAGTGCTGTCAGAGTTCACTGACTTTAGCATGCACGACAAGGAGTACAATGACAAGCTGACTTTTTACTTAGTCTTGGCTTTGGCTGTGGTCTCCTTCCTCTTCATCACCTGCTTGCTGCTCATCATATCAGTCAAAGTGTACAGGTGGAGACAGTCTCGCGTCCTCTACCACTCCAACCTCCCTGTCATTCCATATTATCCACCACGTTACTCAGACACTTTGGGGACAGGGACTCTCCAACACGTGTACAATTACGAGGTGTGCAGGACCACCGACTCCAGAAAAAGTGACTTTAAGTTGGACAGAGCTGCGAGTCACAACGTGTTGGTAATGGACCCCAGTTCTACAGGAACCATGCAGAAGATACACAGTGAAAGGAACATCCTGGATGAACCTGACTCTCCTCTAGAGGTTAGCATGTTTTAAATtggatttatttatatatttcgtTTTATTGAGAACAaactggggcagcacggtggaagaggggttagtgcatctgcctcacaatacgaaggtcctgagtagtcttgggtttctgtgtggagtttgcatgttctccccgtgactgcgtgggttccctccgggtactccggcttcctcccacctccaaagacatgcacctggggataggttgattggcaacactaaatggtccctagtgtgtgaatgtgagtgtgaatgttgtctgtctatctatgttggccctgcgatgaggtggcgacttgtccatggtgtaccccgccttccgcccgattgtagctgagataggctccagcgaccccaaaagggaataagcggtagaaaatggatggatggatggagaacaaACTGCCTACTATGCCTCCTGATATTTCAGTACTCTGGACAGCGACACTAGACTTTTTCTTTTTCCCCCCCTCACAATACccacgttgttttttgttttttttataagttcACACATGATTCAATTTACTTTTTGTTTGCCCTGATTAAACATcacttttaaataataatttactgAAATAAGTGAGTCAAAATAGCACTTTATGATGGCattttacatatttacatttgAGTCAACAGCTTTTTTTGATAGAAGCTCATGAAACAAAAAGGCTCTTATATTTTTTGCAGTTACACGATGTAACCACTAAGGGCCGCTGTTCTCCGCGTCTTAAGTGTTGTAGGGTTTAGATGTATTCAAACGCACCCTCCGTGAGCTCGCAGTACGGAAAGGACATCGACACGTAATGCAGGCTCCAAGATAGATGAAAAGAAAACACCATCGGATTAATACCTTGGAATATTTTTATAGTAATTTTGATTTTATCCAAGCTGGGCTTTGTTGCGTGATTGCGGTGCAAACGGGACGCAGTGACAATATTTGGGGCTTCGAGGGAGGCGCATTGTTTTAACAATGAGACCGCAAGTGCTGCCGTTTTTCTTCCTCGCTCCGGTGCTCGGACATGTCAGCTACACCATCCCAGAGGAGATGACCAAAGGATCCTTCATCGGCAACATAGCTCAGGATTTGGGCCTGGATGTTAAACGCTTACAAGGAGGGAAAGCTCGCATTCACACGGGAGACAGCGCTGATTACGTCCAGCTGGACAAGGGTAAAGGCGTGCTGGTTATCAAAGAGAGGATGGATCGAGAAGCTGTTTGTGATCGGACCACGCCTTGTGTGCTGCATTTTCAGATCGCATTAGAACAGCCGATTGAAATATTCCCCGTGACTGTGGAGATCACGGATATTAACGACAACGACCCCATGTTTGagaaggaagggagggtgttggaGATCAGCGAGTCTGCTGTTGTGGGCTCTAAATTCATGTTGGAGAAGGCGGTAGACCCTGATATTGGTTTGAATGGTCTTCAGAGCTACACGCTGCAGCCTAATGATCATTTTGTGCTTAAATTACACAGGCAGTTTGACGGCGATAGAAAAGTGGAAATGATTTTACAGAAGCCTTTAGACAGAGAGAGAGACGAGTTTGTGACGCTGCTGTTAACCGCGCAAGATGGAGGAGAGCCGCAGAGGTCGGGAACAATGCAAATTAAAATCAAAGTGCTGGATGTTAATGATAATGCTCCTGTTTTTACACAAAATGTTTATAAAGCTAGCATAAAGGAAAACTCCCCTTCTGGTACATTAATTACCAAAGTGAGTGCTTCTGATGCAGACAAAGGCTCAAATGGTGACGTCAGCTATGTGATTGGAAACAGCATGAGCAGCATTTCCAAGTTATTTCACATTACTGAAGATGGGGGGTTTATTTTGAAAGGGCATATTGATTACGAGAAAGCCCAAAAATATCAAATTGATATCGAGGCAGTTGATCAAGGAGGTCTGTCTGACTCCAGCAAGGTGATTATTGACGTAGGCGACATAAATGACAACGCTCCGGTCATTAAAATGATTTCATCATCCACCTCAGTGGAAGAAGATATGCCTGCGAGCACAGTAATAGCGGTGATGAGTGTGAACGATCCAGATTCTGACGAAAACGGGAGAGTAAGTTGTGCAATTAGTGAAAATATACCATTCAAAGTTGTATCTTCAAGTAGTTTTTACAGTATTGTGGTGGACGGCGAATTAGACCGAGAGAGGTCAAGTGAGTATAACATCACAGTAATGTGCTCTGATGAGGGAGTGCCCTCCCTCTCCAACAGCGTCACTCTCACCTTACACATCTCAGATGTGAACGACAACGCACCTGTCTTTGAGAGGAGCTCATATGAGGCATCCATTGTAGAAAACAACACTCCAGGTTTTTCTATATTCACAGTGAAAGCCAGAGACGCTGACTGGAACCAGAACGCTCGCCTCTCTTACATGCTGGAGGACTCCTCTGTTAACGGAGTGCCGGTCTCCTCATATGTGTCTGTTAGTGCTGATAGTGGAGTCGTCCATGCAGTGCGCTCTTTTGACTACGAGCACCTGAAAGAGTTTAATTTTCACGTCAGAGCTCAGGATGGAGGTTCTCCTCCTCTCAATAGCAATGTGAGCGTTCGTATCTTGATCCAGGACCAGAACGACAACACCCCCCAGGTTCTTTACCCAGTCCAGACTGGTGGCTCGGTGCTGGCTGAAATGGTGCCTCGTTCAGCAGATGTGGGCTATCTGGTGACTAAAGTGGTGGCTGTGGATGTGGACTCTGGACAGAACGCCTGGCTCTCCTATAAAGTGCACAAAGCCACAGACAGGGCGCTGTTTGAAGTGGGCCTACACAATGGAGAAATAAGAACTGTCCGCCAAGTCACTGATAAAGATGCCGTCAAACAAAGACTGAGTGTTCTAGTGGAGGACAACGGGCAGCCCTCTCGTTCAGCTACAGTCATTGTTAACGTGGCGGTGGCGGACAGCTTCCCTGAAGTGCTGTCAGAGTTCACTGACTTTAGCATGCACGACAAGGAGTACAATGACAAGCTGACTTTTTACTTAGTCTTGGCTTTGGCTGTGGTCTCCTTCCTCTTCATCACCTGCTTGCTGCTCATCATATCAGTCAAAGTGTACAGGTGGAGACAGTCTCGCGTCCTGTACCACTCCAACCTCCCTGTCATTCCATATTATCCACCACGTTACTCAGACACTTTGGGGACAGGGACTCTCCAACACGTGTACAATTACGAGGTGTGCAGGACCACCGACTCCAGGAAAAGTGACTTTAAGTTGGACAGAGCTGCGAGTCACAATGTGCTGGTAATGGACCCCAGTTCTACAGGAACCATGCAGAAGATACACAGTGAAAGGAACATTTTGGATGAACCTGACTCTCCTCTAGAGGTTAGACCTTGTTAAGTATTCTTTACAAATACACAGGTATGCCTTGATAATTTATGTTGGcatttggcaaaaaatattggcATTTGGCAAAAAATATACCAATCAAAAACTAGATCCATTCCAAGTCTCACCTAATTTTGTCAGTGTCAAACAATATCTCTTTGCACACTTGGCAGAAGTTTTTATAACCACATTTGAGCTTATTTCTGTTGTGCATGCCCAAAGAGTGTATcggtttagtttattttgaacatgcaaaaTCCACATAGCAATACATCACCTTTACATGCcaggtttgtgtgtattaaaacatgtgcaaacttaacAGCAAACAAATCTAAATTACTAAGGTTGTGCACCAAAGATTGCGCttgctattttgctcatttaacagATGCAATCGTTGGTGCACAACCTTAGTAGTTTAGATTTGTTTGCTgttaagtttgcacatgttttaatacacacaaacctgGCAAGTAAAGGTGATGTATTGCTATGTGAATTTTGCATGCATCTGTAAAATGTcctaaataaagacgcaaaacgCTTTCAGGTTTAATAAATCATATCACAGGCGCTAAATGATCAGTAGCCCATTTTACACGTTCTGATCATCTGCATATTAACAATCATACTGTATGAGCATGAAGGCAAACACAATAAATTGATTGTGCTTGCTATTTTGGTAATTTAACAGATGCAATCAATTTATTGTGTTTGCCttcatgcatatacagtatgatTGTTAATATGCAGATGATCAGAACGTGTAAAATGGGCTACTGATCATTTAGCACCTGCAATATGATTTATTAAACCTGAAAGcgttttgcgtctttatttaggACATTTTACAGACGcaagcaaactggcacagttttgCAAAAATGACTTTGGCCGTTGTGACAAAAAGAAGGCTTTTGATGCAATGACCGACGGATACAGAGAATATGTTATGGGCATGGCAACATATTTGCATTGTCAGAAATACAAATAGTGGAGACATATCATCCAACAATCCCATTTTTTAACTGCTGGATGACAAGACTGATTTGCAGCCCGTATCAAAGGGAGCATTTCCATATCTTCTATGAAAAGTCTTCCAtagcaacatgcattttcttgcggCTGGATCATCCCAGCACACCATCGCAGTCAGGgcttgatttactaagatccaaatatttTGTGCTAAACATGTGCAAACAATAACATAGAGTGTACTATGTGTGGACGTGTTAAGTGTGTTTTACTTAGACTGCGtttgcaattaaaaaatgttgcagaccaccttatttaaatgagcaTTTTGCAAGCATACGGGGCTTTTATACCACGGAGCCACGTTCATGTTATCATGCACCTACCTGTGTGCGACGTGTTGAACCAGCAGCATACATCTATATTCagtaacaccttttctgaatcCCAATCTAAACAACAGTGACATATGCACACTGACACCTGATTCTGTGTGCTAGGAGTGTGGCTCACATCACCAGCACATTTGTACGTCTGGAATGACTCAAACACAATAAAATGCGTAATGAAAGACGTCTTTTGATGTAgaggatatattaaataaatatgtctctatgtattaaataaataaattagaaaaaaatattttaaaaaatgctaacagacaccaaaacgcatcatttGATGTATTTTAATTAACCCCTGAAGACATCTACTGTAGCAGCTGTACAATTATAAAAGGAcatttgctgaatagacgatatgtttaatatttttcttatttctgtcagtccaaatatgttgaagcACACACGTACTTGCTGTacatcgtctgtctttgcagcgcgagcaCCTCTTTTCTCACAGCCGTGTGCATCTGTGTCAGATAGCACGTCATTTTCACACATGCTAATGAATATAGAGCTCCCAAAATGttgatgagtgttgatgaatcacattgcgcgtgctgtTAATTAAATATATTCACagtttctcctcccagtattgtgaccGATTTGATGCTCAGCATGTATTCTGATATCAATGAAGAAACTCTCTTTTTCTGCTTAtataacagacgcaatccacttagtTTAGTGGCATAAAGTTtgtacatgttttagtacacgcaaacctttggtAAATCAGGCCAGCGTCTTCCAGAGCTTAACTTTGGCATGCTAAAAAGTGTGTTCCGTTGTCTATATGGCACTGAAGGAGTGCTTCTATGTTGTCCGGAAAAGGTGGCGCAGGTTattgtctgctgcatgtttcacaACATAGCAAAATGCCACGGTTTGAAGCATGATGCCATGAATTCGCACTAAATGACCGAGTGACAGGCGGTAGTTCACACGACATCCTAGTTTAAATAGGGCATTACACACACTTTTGCACTTATCATTTGCACACGCACGAATACTAAGTCACTCTTAAAATGCTCACTAATATTACGTGCATCTTTTTCAAGTTTGCTCATCCTGCTTAGTGCTGGTTATTATAGATCTAATCAGGCCTTTAGTGTCTTGCAAAAGTATTCACCCTCCTGTATTGACCTTGATAAATGATACATTTAAATTccattcatattgtttttgttctgtACTCTGCTCTTTCCATAGTTTAAGTTCACATGCTAAAATATGTTTGTGTTGCGTGTGCTTACAAATGTTCCCTTACGTTGTATCTCAGCTCTCGttgaaaaaaatggtgtaaattaTTAAGTAGCAGTTTATTGTTTGCTTTGTGCAAAATGTCATAGCTGTTTGGAATTGTACTACATCTGTAAATTTAATTAATGACATTTAATGAAACACGTTTTTGTGTCCCCAACCTGACTTGTTTGTAGTACAGTTTTTTTGTCGTATAGTTTTTGTAGTGCAGTTGGTGAATGAAGTGCATTCTTGTAGTTGATTCCCCATATCTTAACATAATAATTTGAATACGGTGTTCCACCGgagaaaaactaaaataattatttcagaacatgttttgctttattcaataTTGAAGTCTTTCTTGCCACTTCATTAATGTGTATATTTAATGTGAGAATTCTAGCTCTTTTTGCCATTTGATACATGGTATAGCATGCTCTAAATCAGGCGCgcccacactatatatatatatatatatatatatatatatatatataatgtgtatgtgtgtatatatatatatatatatatatgtatatgtatatataatgtgtgtgtatatatatatatatatatatatatatatgtatatgtatatatatatatatgtatatatatatatatatatatatatataatgtgtgtgtatatatatatatatatatatataatgtatatgtgtatatatatatatatatatatatatatataatgtatatgtatatatatatatatatgtatgtatatatatatatatgtgtatatatatatatatatatatagtatagtctatatatagtctatatatatatatatatatatatatatatatatatatatagtatagtctatatataaatatatatatcaatacatatatatacactatatatagactatactatgttaaatgtgtttaataaaaatacaagcatgtttaacacatatatcatgttgtaattgtatgcatgttcgaactaaactcaaaccataacatATAGATTCATTTCATTCAtggagacaagaatataagttggtgtattacctgattctgattacttgcattgattggaatcagacaggattcacagtagtgctgataaattCCACATTTCTGAATGTAaattgtggaggagaaaaaaagtcctgctTTCTGTCCAATAACACAtggaagtggttgctttttggcaccttatttgtgcAGCTTTCATATTCGTATTTATAGACTTTACAAGGAATGCAATgagggcaaactccgtagcttgctatctTGTGTGTACTAAttttcttattttgttagcgcaggcaggatagagcagcacttttattttgaagacaggaactgtcttTAAGGTTTTGACAGCAGGTGCAGCAtgcgagtctgttgaaataaaaagtgtttctcgccttcctgtcagtCGTTttattcttaataatgatctcgctgcaaccagcgtcatctcacaagaccctcgggtgtaatgaatgtcaatcaagtgacgaaagtgacgtcttggtgaagattgatgatcgctcatttttaggtctatttttttaatgcctggctggcgattgacttgacacaccctccacaattgatgtaatgggcacccctgctctagatgatGAGACATACTTTCATTAGACATTATTTTCTATTTCCATATTGTTTGTCAAATAATTTTGGTGAAGTGTTGTAAACGCCTACATTCATGAAAGTATCTTTACTTAGGCAACTTCTCATATTCTTGACTTGCGTTAATGTTGTCTAAGTTTTTTCCCCACCAAGAAAGTTATTATTTGGTGAtgtttttcatttgttttcagTGGTCTTACAGACATATTGATGAGTTTAAATAAACTCAACACGCTTTTGTGATCTctttgttatatttatttttttatttaattttttacttcatttttttacagcattttaatgGCCTCTTTCACATGCACGGATATATATAATGCTGGTAGCTCCTGTCCAGCTGCTTTCAAATGACAATTCAAAGTATCAACTCCAGACTTGGTATATGCTTTATTTATTGTTTGACATAACAAGAGATTTAACCACAGCTATTAAAACAATGCTGTCAATTataaatacactgtaaaaatgtaccATGATTTTACAGCATTGAACAGTATTTTTCCACAGTAAAATACTATAATCAATATGTTTACTGTAATAACAAATGCCTTAAAAATAGGATATCCTTATATTTCACAGAAATTAACTGTTATTTCACAGTACAATACTGCAATCATAGTCCTTCGTAATAGCACACTAAATTAGTAAATTCAAACTGATTTGTCTCTTTAATAGGCGTTTCCGTATACACTGCGTTGTACACTCTTGTACAGTAAATGGTGGTGTATAGAgagtaattaaatatttaaaaaaaatctgtgaagGTACAATGcattttattgtaattaactaTAAATGTACAATCGTGAAGTTACAGGATTTAGTTGTAACGTTATTGTATTTAACCATAAAATCACAGCTCTGCAGTATACAAGGTGGGGAAAAATGCTGTAAAGATGTTTCACAGTAAATGACTGTAAATGTTACAGTGAACGTAATGCATTTACTAGCCATTCATTTTCTGTGGATTTGCAATGCAATGTTTTGAGCCCCCAAAAGAGCTCTTCTGCTTTAAGTTCATATGATGATCTTATTATACAGTTAACCAATACTAGGTGTAGTTCGTATAAATGGAAATATTGGTATCTGTGCCTTTTAtacaatgcatatatatatatatatatatatatatatatatatatatatatatatatataaacaagctccttcagcttcgttcccacagtgttcgattcaagaactccttcattccgcactccattcagctgtataatcactcgccatacagcaatatctgtctattacctgacaccttctatgttagctacttctctttgtttttaatgtctattttctattttctgctggatttactctctattttatgctgcagctgtcacatatactgtaatattgtacatggtatttgttatatattgtatatatgatatagacataatataatataccagtatatataatatactgtacatatattatgtaaatatcacgtatatatgttatattttatatcgctatatttagtctatttatacctgtattgtcctttccatccttacactttccatcactgtaactgagctactgtgtggaacaatttcccttgtggatcattaaagtttgcctatatatatatatatatatatatatatatatatatatatatatatatatatatatatatatatatatatatatatatatatatatgtttttatttatttattagatgcattttactgaatatgcacatgcactgttattgttatgtgataatgccttttataccgtatttttttataAAGCTTGATTGATAAAGGGCTAAAAAAAGCAAATCTCAAAAAGTAGATATGATGGTGTGTCCAACCTCTCAAACTAAAGCTGACACTTCGATCActcatgtttttattaaattctaGGCCACATTG harbors:
- the LOC133583004 gene encoding protocadherin gamma-A10-like isoform X18, whose translation is MRPQVLPFFFLAPVLGHVSYTIPEEMTKGSFIGNIAQDLGLDVKRLQGGKARIHTGDSADYVQLDKGKGVLVIKERMDREAVCDRTTPCVLHFQIALEQPIEIFPVTVEITDINDNDPMFEKEGRVLEISESAVVGSKFMLEKAVDPDIGLNGLQSYTLQPNDHFVLKLHRQFDGDRKVEMILQKPLDRERDEFVTLLLTAQDGGEPQRSGTMQIKIKVLDVNDNAPVFTQNVYKASIKENSPSGTLITKVSASDADKGSNGDVSYVIGNSMSSISKLFHITEDGGFILKGHIDYEKAQKYQIDIEAVDQGGLSDSSKVIIDVGDINDNAPVIKMISSSTSVEEDMPASTVIAVMSVNDPDSDENGRVSCAISENIPFKVVSSSSFYSIVVDGELDRERSSEYNITVMCSDEGVPSLSNSVTLTLHISDVNDNAPVFERSSYEASIVENNTPGFSIFTVKARDADWNQNARLSYMLEDSSVNGVPVSSYVSVSADSGVVHAVRSFDYEHLKEFNFHVRAQDGGSPPLNSNVSVRILIQDQNDNTPQVLYPVQTGGSVLAEMVPRSADVGYLVTKVVAVDVDSGQNAWLSYKVHKATDRALFEVGLHNGEIRTVRQVTDKDAVKQRLSVLVEDNGQPSRSATVIVNVAVADSFPEVLSEFTDFSMHDKEYNDKLTFYLVLALAVVSFLFITCLLLIISVKVYRWRQSRVLYHSNLPVIPYYPPRYSDTLGTGTLQHVYNYEVCRTTDSRKSDFKLDRAASHNVLVMDPSSTGTMQKIHSERNILDEPDSPLEQKPPNNDWRFNQGQRPGPSGPHMPYGTHIRWTPKSGTRAAGGPEVAMGTGPWPQPPTEAEQLQALMAAANVGEATGTLGPGTMGLTTRYSPQFTLQHVPDYRQNVYIPGSTATLTSNPQQQQQQQQQQQQQAMAQQAGQQALPPPQSGQPEPPKAAQTPASKKKSTKKEKK